DNA from Synergistota bacterium:
GCAATGGATGTAATTCTTTCCAAGGATGTTTTCTCCCCCTCTTTGGTCTCGGCTCTTGAAGCGGAGATAGAAGAGAGAACAATAACCGAGCTTTAAACCCTTATCTGATTGGGATCCCCCAACATTAAGGGGGATCCCAATCAAGCCCTTAGGTGGAAGGAGGTGCATTTTCTTGAACGATATAAGGTTATCTCCTCACTTTTCTTTAAAGGAGTTTGAATGCCCCTGTTGCAAGTGCGTAAGGCTTGATGAAAAGCTGCTTGCAAAGCTTGAGGCCTTACGGGTACTGTGGGGAAAAAGTATCGTTATAACAAGTGGTTATAGATGTGAAAGGCACAATAGGAAGATCGGCGGAGCAAGAAATTCACTTCATATGAAAGGAAAAGCCGTTGATATAAAGGTTCCCGAGAGGGAACAAGGGAAAATACTAACTCTTTGTAAGTTGCTTGGCCTGAGAGTTATCCCGTATGGAAGGAGAAATTTCGCTCATATCGATATAGGGGGTGATAAAAATGGATGTTTATCAGGTTATATCAAATCTGGGATTTCCAATAGTTTTAAGCTTTTATCTTTTAGTCAGGCTGGAGCGGGAGATGAGAGAGCTAAAAGAAGCCATCTATTCTTTGACTCAGACAATAAAGGAGGTGTCTTAGAAAGTGAGAGTAAAAACCGTTCAGGCTATCTTTAGCATTCTTAGGGATCTTGAGCCAGTCGTTCTCGATATTTCCGCGTTTCTTGAGAAGGGAGAACACAGCGAGCTGGAGAAGTTAGCCGATAACATATTGAAGCTCGTAAAAAAATACGGCATTGATATGCCGATTCCAGATTTTGTTTTAAAGTGGCTCATCTGTGAGCTGACTGAGAGGCTTTTCATATCTCTTGACAAATTAAGGGGAGCATGCTATAATCCGAATTGAAGATATGAGAATGATTATCAATTTGGGGGTGATAGATTATGTGGGGTTTCGGAAGAGGATGGGGAGGAGGTTTTGGTAGAGGCTGGGGAATGGGATATGGAAGGTTCATGGGAAGAGGGAACCCATATCCCTTCTGCCGGTTCTACCCTTGGCTACCGCGAGGCTGGTGGCGGACCGGAATGGCGCCATACATGGCTGCTCCCTATTATTACTATAGACCCCCGATGACCTATGCCCCATACTATTGGTAGGATCGCCTTTGAGGGG
Protein-coding regions in this window:
- a CDS encoding DUF882 domain-containing protein, giving the protein MFLNDIRLSPHFSLKEFECPCCKCVRLDEKLLAKLEALRVLWGKSIVITSGYRCERHNRKIGGARNSLHMKGKAVDIKVPEREQGKILTLCKLLGLRVIPYGRRNFAHIDIGGDKNGCLSGYIKSGISNSFKLLSFSQAGAGDERAKRSHLFFDSDNKGGVLESESKNRSGYL